A genomic stretch from Bos javanicus breed banteng chromosome 3, ARS-OSU_banteng_1.0, whole genome shotgun sequence includes:
- the LOC133244329 gene encoding LOW QUALITY PROTEIN: craniofacial development protein 2-like (The sequence of the model RefSeq protein was modified relative to this genomic sequence to represent the inferred CDS: substituted 1 base at 1 genomic stop codon), whose product MAALCWSSREEIPHAQGKRNPSKTVGVARGHQRANTLKPYSQKTSQSNHTRTTALSNSVKLSHAHGATQDGRVMVERFDRMWSTGEGNGKPLQYSCLENPMNSMKRQNDRILKEKLPRSVGAQYATGDQWRNNSRKNEGMEPKQKGYPAVDVTGDRSKVXCCKEQYCIGTWNVRSMNQGKLEVVKLEMARVNVYIPGISELKWTGMGEFNSDDHYIYYCGQESFRRNGVAIMVNKRVRNAVLGCNLKNDRMISVRFQGKPFNITVILVYAPPSNAEEAEVEWFYEDLQDLLELTPKKDVLFIIGDWNAKVGSQETPGITGKFGLGIRNEAGQRLIDFCQENALVIANTLFQQHKRRVYTWTSPDGQHRNQIDYILCSQRWRSSIQSAKTRPGADCGSDHELLIAKFRLKLKKVGKTTRPFRYDLNQIPFNYTVEVRDRFKGLDLIDRVPDELWNEVRDIVQETGMKTIPMEKKCKKAKWLSGEALQIAVKRREVKCKGEKERYKHLNAEFQRIARRDKKAFLSDQCKEIEENNRMGKTRDLFKKIRDIKGTFHAKMSSIKDRNGMDLTEATVRTGHETTDWFQ is encoded by the coding sequence atggctgccctttgctggagcagccgtgaagagataccccacgcccaaggtaagagaaacccaagtaagacagtaggtgttgcaagagggcatcagagggcaaacacactgaaaccatactcacagaaaactagtcaatctaatcacactaggaccacagccttgtctaactcagtgaaactaagccatgcccatggggcaacccaagacgggcgggtcatggtggagagatttgacagaatgtggtccactggagaagggaatggcaaaccacttcagtattcttgccttgagaaccccatgaacagtatgaaaaggcaaaatgataggatactgaaagagaaactccccaggtcagtaggtgcccaatatgctactggagatcagtggagaaataactccagaaagaatgaagggatggagccaaagcaaaaaggatacccagctgtggatgtgactggtgatagaagcaaggtctgatgctgtaaagagcaatattgcataggaacctggaatgtcaggtccatgaatcaaggcaaattggaagtggtcaaactagagatggcaagagtaaacgtctacattccaggaatcagtgaactaaaatggactggaatgggtgaatttaactcagatgaccattatatctactactgcgggcaggaatccttcagaagaaatggagtagccatcatggtcaacaaaagagtccgaaatgcagtacttggatgcaatctcaaaaacgacagaatgatctctgttcgtttccaaggcaaaccattcaatatcacagtaatcctagtctatgccccacccagtaatgctgaagaagctgaagttgaatggttctatgaagacctacaagaccttttagaactaacacccaaaaaagatgtccttttcattataggggactggaatgcaaaagtaggaagtcaagaaacacctggaataacaggcaaatttggccttggaatacggaatgaagcagggcaaagactaatagacttttgccaagaaaatgcactggtaatagcaaacacccttttccaacaacacaagagaagagtctatacatggacatcaccagatggtcaacatcgaaatcagattgattatattctttgcagccaaagatggagaagctctatacagtcagcaaaaacaagaccaggagctgactgtggctcagaccatgaactccttattgccaagttcagacttaaattgaagaaagtaggaaaaaccactagaccattcaggtatgacctaaatcaaatcccttttaattatacagtggaagtgagagatagatttaagggcctagatctgatagatagagtgcctgatgaactatggaatgaggttcgtgacattgtacaggagacagggatgaagaccatccccatggaaaagaaatgcaaaaaagcaaaatggctgtctggggaggccttacaaatagctgtgaaaagaagagaagtgaaatgcaaaggagaaaaggaaagatataaacatctgaatgcagagttccaaagaatagccagaagagataagaaagccttcctcagcgatcaatgcaaagaaatagaggaaaacaacagaatgggaaagactagggatctcttcaagaaaatcagagatatcaaaggaacatttcatgcaaagatgagctcaataaaggacagaaatggtatggacctaacagaagcaacagttagaactgggcatgaaacaacagactggttccaatag